ataatattctccaggtccatccatgttgttgaaagggcaaattttcattctttttcctttttttttttttttttaatggctgaataatattccattgtgtgtatgtgtttctatgtaccacatcttctttatccattcatttgtcagtggacacttaggttgcttccagatcTTGGCTACTGAAAATAATGCTCCTGAGAACACTGGGGTGCCTGTATCACTTCAAAttagtgtttgttttctttatttatatttatatacacacatatacccaggagtggaattgctggatcatgtggtagttctagaTTTGATTTTACAGGGAACCTCCCTACTGTTTTTCACGGTGGCTGTGCCAATTGACATGACACTATCAAGCGTTCTCTCCTCCACATCCTTGCCGGtgttttgttatttgttgtcttcttGTTGATAGCCATTTTGTCAGGTGTGtgattctgatttgcattttcctgatgtttagtgatgttgagcatcttctcaatTGCCTGTTGGCGAtctctgtcttctttttaaaaaaaagcgtCTATTCAGAAGTTTCTGACAGGGTTTTGGGGGATTTTTGGTATTGAATTGTATGACCTCTTTATCTGTTTTGGATAGAATGTGCAAGACTAGGGAGCCAGGAagtaggggcaggaggagggatggTTTTTGAAAACTTAGTTACAGGGGCTGCACTCCAGCAGTTAAGATTCcagccttccactgcaggggacacgagttagatccctggctggggaactaagctcCCGCAGGCCTTGCTGTGcaaccaaaaagtaaaaaaataaataaataaaaatcataacaAAGCGCACATACAGGCTGCTGCAGAAAGCAAGTATATGGTTTAACGTGGAGTTATAAATGGACACCTATGTAATCAGCAGCCCAACTGCAAAATGGGTGTTGCTAGCACCCTGTCCTTTGCCCCATGTGTTTTGTGCCAACCACGCTGACCTGATGACCCTGGTGACCACTCCTGTGCTCTCGTGGCCTGGCTTTGTGTGAATTTACCACACGCTTGCAGgcgcatgtacacacatacacatcctgATTTGCTTAGCGCAGGTTTGCCTGCTTTGAACTGAACATAAGAGTAGCTGCACGACTGGAGCTCTTCTGCGTCTGGCAGCTTGCACTCAGCCCTGGGTTTGTGAGCTCCACGCTTCTCCTGTGTGGCCGCAGTTGGTTGTCATTGCTGTGCAGTGTTCCATGTGGAGCCAGGTCCTAATTATCTGTTACCCTGTCGGTGGATATTTGGTTTCTTCTTTCTAGATGCTTTATGGACACACCGTTATCGTccttgttttagtcactaagtcatgtccaactctttttcaaccccgtgagctgtagcctgccaggctcctcttgtccatgggattctccaggcgagaatactggagtgggttgccatttccttctccaggggatcttcccgatccagggactgaacctgtgtctgctgcattggcgggcaggttctttagcaccaagccgccagggaagcccaactaccAACTTTGTAATGTTTAGAGCTTTCATGACCTCGATTTTGCCGTCTGTAAGATGGAGACAGTGTGTGTGCTGGTGAGGTCGTTTAGCGTGTTAGTGGTGATAACCACTGCTTAGTGAGCACCCCCATGTGGTACCTCCTATGCTATAACTCTTGTGTTAACTCACTTTGATGCTATGTTTTGTTTGTGAGGTAGATACAGttgggtttttttatttttattttttgtggcagCACCACactggcatgcagaatcttagtttcctgaaccccctgcagtggaagcacagagtcttaaccattggatcaccagggaggtcccgaAACAGTGGTTTATTCTCACCTCTTGCAAGAGAGGAAACTGATGCACAGGGCACTTATTATCTTTTAGAATCTTACTTCATTGTttatgtttttggctgtgctgggtcattgATGGTGTGCGAGcactttctctggttgtgggggGCTAGTCCCTAACTGAGCTGCACAGGCctctcactgccgtggcttctcttgttggggagcacaggctctagggcgcatgggcttcagtagttgtggtgcacaggcttagctgccctgtggcatgtgggatctttccagaccagggaagTCTACTTATTTTAAATGCTCCAtgccggggcttccctggtggtcctgtggttaagaatccgccttgcagtgcagggggacacaggttcgatcccaggtacAGAGAGAGCCCACATAccccagggcagctaagcctgtgagccacatcTCCTGAGCCTGAGAGctttggagcctgtgctctgcgacAGGAGAAGcctgtccttggggttctccaggcaagaacactggagtgggttgccatgccctgcgccaggggatcttcctaacccagggattgaactgtgttgcaggtggattctttaccctctgagccaccagggaagcccaacaagagaagccagcccaCCGCAACTAGGTAGTAGCCCCTACTTTCTGTAGCTAGCAAAAGTCCACGCACagccacagagacccagcacagccaaaaataaactattttttaaaaaagtagtccAGGGCCACCCAGCAGTGAAGTTTAAATTCAGGCAATTGGCTCCAGAGGCTTGACCACTGCTGTTTTTGCACTCATTTGTGAATCACTTAACACTGTCTGCCTTATGGAGTGGTTGTGAAGATTAACTGTCTCCGTCTACAGAACAGGAAAGTAGGCGTCAGGGAGCTTAAGGTCCCAGCCAGACAGTGGGATGGTTGGTATCAGAGCGCAGACGTGCCCAGCCCCCAGACTCCGGGCGGAAGCAGCGAGTAGCCTTCCTGGCACCTGGTGAGGCCCAGGGACGTGGAGATGGCACTGCTTCTGcatctctgtttctcttctcaGGTACCAGTTCAACCCGGCCTTCTTCCAGACCACGGTCACCGCCCAGATCCTGCTGAAGGCCCTCACCAACCTGCCCCACACCGACTTCACGCTGTGCAAGTGCATGATCGACCAGGCCCACGTATCCTTCCCGCTTCTGGGCTGGGACTGGGGGAAGGGGGGGAGCAGGGGAGCCGGATTCACAGGGCCGTGGTCTTGAGTTCAGACGCAGACACCAACTGCCTGCTCTGGTCTTGGCCCCGGGCTGGCTGCGGCTGGGACAGTACcatcaaggagctcacagtctagcagGGGAGACCCGTCCTCTCTGGAGTAGTCAGGACTTGGGGTGTGAGGGGCCAGAGGAGGCACTTGAACTTGGCTGGAAGCCAGGAAactttcctggaggagggaacagatgAAAGATGAGGAATTAGGTGATTCGTAGGGAATGCTGATCCAGGCAGAGGGGAGCATGTgtagggaaagaagaagaaaagagcttGGTGCTGTGTAGGAGTCAGTAGAGGACGTTCGGCTTAGCCACAGAGTTGGTCCGACTCAGAAAGAGCACTGGGGAGCTGAAGAAGGCATTGAGGCTGCAGAGTGATAGGGGGAGAAACCTGCTTTAGAAAGATTCCCGTGAGGCTTCCCAGCCGAGGAAAGACCACCAGGCCAAAGGCCGGAGCCACGAAGAGCTGGCTTGTCAGCTTCCCTTCATTCTGCGTATCCCCAGGGACTGGCCAGTGTCTGTCTGGTACAGCGCTGGTCTCCAGTGAAGACATGTTGAGTGAGATACCACTGAAATGGCCTACTCATTGGCGGCTGGGCCGAAAAATGTCTTCCTCAATGAACCTGCTCTTCCAGGTGTGTCCACGGGGACACCTGCCTTCTGACCGACAGTCCACCTCCCCCAGAGGTCTGTTCTGGTGGCTTAAAAACCGCATACGATCCACTGTTCAAAGTTCAGCAGAGTATACCACGAAAAAACCAaggcttcctccctccccaccccacggCCACTCAGCCCCCGGCCTCCCGCTCCCCTCCCTGAAGGCCACAGTTGCTTACAGCCCTCTGCCTTTCCACAGATAGCCTACAGATGCAGAAGTGCAGGTGTGCATGTGCGTATACACCCGTTCCTCCCTACCAGTGATGGGCTGTTACACGCGCCTTTCTGCATCttgctcttttcatcttgctaGAGGTGTGTCTCATCACGTTTGCCATGTCAGTTCTCTAAGGCGTGACTCGATCTCAGTATGTGAGGCGGCCTCTGTTGAGTTGTCCCCATCTCTGGATCCTTAGGTTCTTGCTCATTTTTGCCGTGACAGACATGCTGTGGTGAGCAAGAGGTGGGCGGGACGGTTGTGGGCGGGGCAGTCTTGGGCGCAGCAGCTGCCTCCGCTGTCTGGAAGGCCTTTTGCCCTTAACGCCTCCCCCCAGCAAGAAGAACGGCCCATCAGGCAGATTTTGTACCTCGGAGACCTGCTGGAGACCTGCCACTTCCAGGCCTTCTGGGTAACTTCGCTGGGGCCCCGGGGTAGGGTGGTGACTGGGACGTGCAGAAAAAGCTGCTGGAAGTCAAGACCACGCACAGTCATTGGTGTCCTCCATGGCAGTGGGCCCTGTCTTCAGAACTGCGTGTGTAGGATGGCATGGAATGGTCATCCCCACCTGGAGCCAGGACACTCCGGTCCTCTCCTCTGCTGACAAAGCTCAggctttctctctcacacacacacacaggcacctgTTCTTCCAGCAGAAGTCCTCTGTCCTCTAAATACTCTACCcccaggggacttccttggtgtccagtgtttaagattctgtgctttcactgcagtggaaCCCGAACCaggcatgggttcaaaccctggttggggaactaagatcctgcatgcaatGGGACATGGCCAAATAATAACAGttgaataaagaataaatactgTTCCCCCTTTCTTGTCCTAACTGGACCTGGTGTCCCAAGTGGGAGTCCACATAGCCTCCTAGCTCTCACCTCCACTCCCAGACCCAGCGCCGCCTCCCACAGCCCCCCAGCCCTGAAGCGCCTGTCTTATCATACCCTACCCCACTTTGTTGATATTGCCCCACCCGCTCCATGACTGCTCATTTTCGTGAAGAATGTAACTCACAGCCACTCTTTATTCCTAGATGCTTGAAAGGGCAGGTCTGTGATCCTTCCATCACCCTGACTTCTCAGTTTCCAGATTTCTTGTTCTCCCTGGGTCCTGAGCCCCTCACTCCCTCCCCTCACATCCAAGATGAGACCAGTTCTCAGCACACTGAATCcctaagaagttaaaaaaaaaaaaagaacaaatatgatACTAATACTTGAATTGTGCCTTCATGAAATCTGATGTCATTGGTCTGGGTGCGGTCTTGGCTTAGGGATTTTAAGCAATTATCTCTAGTGATTTTGCTCCCCAGCTAAGTCCAGGAGTTACTGACCTGTGCTTGTCTTCATCAGCAATTGCCTCCTCTGCCCGTGAAGGTCAAACATTTCCACCCTCTGACCACTTCCTCCTCGCCCCTCGCTTCCCAGCTCCCCGCCATGAGGCCTCTGACCTGACATTCTTGGACCTGATTGGCAGCTCCAGTCCTCTGTTCTGCTTCCTCCTTCACAAATCATGCTGTCCTCTCCTGGGGCTGCGGGAGGCTGGAGAGGAGCTGTCAGTGCCCACCCACAGCTGGTCCTTGCTTCCCTCCCCGTGTTCCTGGTTGGCTCTCCGCAACTCCTCACCACCGCCTTTCTCCTCACCTCAGCCTACGACCTGGCTTCTCATTTCACAGGAAAATAGAAGTGGCCAAAGCAGAACTTCCCACCCCTGACCTAACATCTCCCGGCAGCTGACCAAGCCCTGTTCTGCTCTAGTGAGTGACCTGTCCCTCCTCCTCCAGTGCCCTGACCCCCTGCCCTCTCGCCCACTCAGTGGCATCACACCAGCCATTCTCCCCACTCTGCAAACTTGACCTTCCCACACTGTTTCCATCCCCATGCAACACGTCCACGATGCAGTGGGTTCTAACATAAAGAATTCCCCCTGCACCTCCACACTCCCCACCAGCTCTGCCactgccccctccctctgctccccTTGCAGCCTTGCTCCTGGCTGGGACCCCAGCTGTCCCAGTCTGCCCAGGGCTTTCCCGGTTTTATAGCACAAAATCTCACATCCCAGGCGAATCAGGGCAGGTTGCCTGTGTTCAGCCTTGTCTTATCCCTCTGCTCACATGAACCCATGCCATTCAGGCTTTTGTGGCCAGCCCTCTGACGCCTGACTCCGGCACAGGCCACCGAAGCGCTCTTGTTGAGGCCCACAGTGACGCCCTCATTGCTAGATCCCGTGGGAAGTTCTCAGGCCCCAGCTCACCTGCCCGGCCAGTGTCTCTTGGCTTCCAGGCCAGCTGCTTTCCCACCTTCCTCCTGCCGAGCTGGCCGCTCCCTCTCGTTGTCTTAGTGGGTTCCTCGGCTCTCTCCGTGATGCTGGGGGAGCCCTTGCTGGGAGGGTGACATTTTAGCAGAGGCCTCAAGGAGGTGGGATTGCTAGCCATGggggaagagagttccagacccCGAAACAGCCAGCTGAGACGAAGTGGGTGGATGTCTGACAAGTCTAAGGGGCAGTGAAGGGCCCCTGTGGTTGGAGTGAGGGGTAAGTGGGAGGAGGTGACAGATAGTTCCCAGGGGGCTGTGGGGCAGTGCTCATGGGCCGTGGTAGGGCTGTTGCCCTTTTCTCTGAATTAGGTGAGATCCGAGAAGAGGTGGTTGAGTGCAGGTACCTCATCTGTCTTCTCTCTTGTCATTTCATGGGAAAAAAGAAGCGGCCAAAGCTGAATTTCCTGCCCCTGGCCAGTACTGAGGCCTTGAGGTAGCTGAGTGTCTGGCATGTCTGAGGGGCAGTGAGGAGCCCCCTGTGGTTGGAGTGAGGGGGTGAGTTGGAGGAGGTGATGGGCAGATCCAGGGGAGCCTGCCAGGTGCAAACCCCACCCTGTGATTTTGGGCAAATCTCTTAGCTGCTCTgagcctttgtttccccatctctaaaatgggagaaaaaccAGCATTGTAACATCATAAGGTTGCATACAGAGGAAGGGCTGGCATGTGGGGTGAATGCCAGAGTGTTCGCTTCTCTTATTTTATTATTGGGGTTAATCTTGGCATTATTTATAACTTTTTTCCTTGGCCACatagcttgtgagatcttagttccctgaccagggattgaatccaggcccttggcgatgaaagtgctgagtcctaaccactaacgTTATTGTGGACGTCGTCTTTCCCTGCACAGCAAGCCCTGGATGAAAACATGGACCTCCTGGAAGGCATAACCGGCTTTGAAGACTCTGTCCGAAAATGTAAGTTCCTCTCTGAGCTTGGGCTCCCTGAGGGGAGGGAGTGGCAGCAGGTTCTGAGAGTGGCCCTTCGTCTTTCGCCCTAATTTCTGCAGTTATCTGCCATGTCGTGGGCATCACGTATCAACACATCGATCGCTGGCTGCTGGCTGAGATGCTCGGGGATCTGACAGGTAAGGCCTTCTCTGGGTCCCTAGTGCCCATCTAGGAGGTCAGGGTGAGCAGGGCAGTGGGCCTCAGCCAATTCCTCAAATGGGCTCACTCCTGCCTTACCAGGTCGTTATTAAAGGCCCAGTCCAGAGATGAAATAAGAAATTAGTATAACACCTCCCTTTCCTTTTCAGAGATCCTAcagcattcattcattattttgcaTAAATTAGTTAAATGCCCACTCTGCACTGTTCAAGGCCCTGGGGGCACAGCGGTGAACAGCACAGAATGGCTTAGATTCCTTCTCATGGAGGTAGCAAAACAGATGACAAATGAAGCTGTTCTTGTCTAGCATGACAGCCGCCAGAGAGGGCCGCGAGGGTGGGGAGTGAGGGAGCAGGAGGCACGAGGAGGTGGAAGCGAGGTGGAGGCGCGGCATCTGGAGTGAGGCGGGCAGCCTGAGGGCAGAGTGAATGAGAGGATGCTTCGCCCAGAGAGCAGCCAGGGAGCCCTTGGCCGCGGCTGGGTGACCAGGGGGCGGAGTCAGGGCAGagaggtggggggggaggggtttCAGGCACTGAAGGGCCTCCTGCCTGAGGACTTCGTCCTTTATCCTGAGTGAGATGGGGCCACTGGAGGGTCTGAGCAGAGGAGGACATGATTAGATTTATATTTCTAAAGATCcctctaaaaaggaaaaaaaagtacatttttgcttattttgcaaaaagaaatacaggaagggaaaaattttaaaacaaggaaaatgGTTACTTCTTGGGAGCTGAGGGTGAAAACAGGGAGGAGAgttgaggggtgggggtgagatTTCTCTGAGCACCTTTTGGATAGTTTTGCCTTTTAAGCCAGGTGGGACATTGTTTGTTTCAGTGGAAGCTAACTTTTTTTGGACACTTTGTGTCGGGCACTATACTAAGTGCTTTACATTGGGTTgatattttatgtgtttaaaagT
Above is a genomic segment from Ovis canadensis isolate MfBH-ARS-UI-01 breed Bighorn chromosome 14, ARS-UI_OviCan_v2, whole genome shotgun sequence containing:
- the EIF3K gene encoding eukaryotic translation initiation factor 3 subunit K, producing MAMFEQMRANVGKLLKGIDRYNPENLATLERYVETQAKENAYDLEANLAVLKLYQFNPAFFQTTVTAQILLKALTNLPHTDFTLCKCMIDQAHQEERPIRQILYLGDLLETCHFQAFWQALDENMDLLEGITGFEDSVRKFICHVVGITYQHIDRWLLAEMLGDLTDSQLKVWMSKYGWSADESGQIFVCSQEESIKPKNIVEKIDFDSVSSIMASSQ